One segment of Pseudobacteriovorax antillogorgiicola DNA contains the following:
- a CDS encoding DUF1592 domain-containing protein translates to MNSIITFLLGLGLAITQLALGFEAMTQDRSAWSILPQQFPTLIAGEEQQLFVKGTNEQGNSAIINHRLAWMSSNSNVAHVSATGLITAGEIAGNAIITASGLGKELQIPVSNVGQGFSLHFYQPQPWLPNPIHIWLWDERDGVLINFLSDQWPGVAMERDLRSGGLWFRTALNSELIDNRDNLSVIFNCGNSQCQTQDHRISSGSNLWLHGNSWSTTAPIPEPSITGTQVQIGNGGIYLEGNSKNLSGKLFQTGTILHVKAKPSGKGLRFLNWEGTGVGLLLDPNEAETQLIVDDQRSITLLAVYEAIEDPYMDGRQNFQRLCAACHGLKGDGGIPFVAIKERYSLASLTSYISNYMPKGQANVCVGNCASNIAGMILGDGFEAPSGACNRLEDLLPEPRRLVLLSNVEYENTIAKLLQLPNFKIPAGLLPPDLPFNGFKTDASKIFVKNHGKAYLQVAEYALTAVGSILSLRPECTTIDCFIRSFSLEAFRRPILEAEFNIYKKLYELGGIREMTIAILSSPATLYRSEMGRMLPSVAAKGYFQLSDFEIASLLSYTFWASPPDRELIDAAMKGRLTDPLEIKKQASRLLNSPEARPAMKRFILGWLDLDRPIHGDIDAQLKEDMKQEALQFVESILFAGGTYEALLLATTSPMTQRLARHYGISWPGGDDWQEVSMLGSPGERRGILGKAAILTTQASSETTHPIKRGLFIRRQLLCQDFPPPPIGAELKPFSDPSLTVKERFEAHIKPDCKVCHQHIDGIGFGLEGFDHLGQFREFETTPDGTVKQLDILGSIGSLNSAETFLRADAPVETFHEMGDLANLIAQSRNGKACFVRQWYRYSRGFREDDSSSCTLDTMGKPFKLGASNMSMIDMILASTQLKNYILRR, encoded by the coding sequence ATGAACTCGATTATTACGTTTTTACTAGGCCTCGGGCTTGCCATCACGCAGCTTGCTCTAGGCTTTGAAGCAATGACGCAAGATCGATCGGCATGGTCTATCCTACCCCAGCAATTTCCCACTTTAATAGCCGGAGAAGAGCAACAGCTGTTTGTGAAAGGCACCAACGAACAAGGAAATTCTGCCATCATCAATCATCGACTGGCCTGGATGAGTAGCAATAGCAATGTTGCCCATGTTTCTGCAACTGGCCTCATCACTGCCGGTGAGATAGCGGGAAATGCAATTATCACAGCAAGTGGCTTGGGAAAAGAGCTGCAAATTCCAGTATCGAATGTTGGTCAAGGTTTTAGCTTACATTTCTATCAACCCCAACCATGGCTACCAAATCCGATTCACATCTGGCTTTGGGATGAGCGTGATGGAGTTCTCATTAATTTTCTTTCTGATCAATGGCCAGGTGTTGCTATGGAAAGAGACTTGCGTTCAGGTGGACTCTGGTTTCGTACCGCGCTCAATAGCGAACTCATAGACAACCGTGACAATCTCAGTGTGATCTTTAATTGCGGCAACAGCCAATGCCAGACCCAAGATCATCGCATTTCTAGCGGTTCAAACCTTTGGCTCCATGGTAATAGCTGGTCCACAACAGCTCCGATTCCAGAGCCATCGATAACAGGGACCCAAGTTCAGATCGGCAACGGTGGAATCTATCTTGAAGGGAATTCTAAAAATCTATCTGGCAAACTATTCCAGACTGGTACTATTTTGCATGTAAAAGCCAAGCCCAGTGGCAAAGGACTGCGATTTTTAAACTGGGAGGGGACTGGCGTGGGATTATTGCTAGACCCCAACGAGGCAGAAACCCAGCTGATCGTTGATGATCAACGGTCCATCACTCTTCTAGCAGTCTATGAAGCGATCGAAGACCCGTATATGGACGGGCGGCAAAATTTTCAGCGTCTGTGTGCAGCTTGTCACGGATTGAAAGGAGATGGCGGAATTCCTTTCGTTGCTATTAAGGAACGATATAGTCTTGCATCACTTACCAGCTACATCTCGAACTATATGCCCAAGGGCCAAGCTAATGTTTGTGTTGGAAACTGCGCCAGTAACATCGCTGGAATGATTCTCGGTGATGGCTTCGAAGCTCCATCAGGGGCATGTAATCGCCTAGAAGACCTCCTACCTGAGCCACGTCGGCTCGTGTTGCTGAGCAACGTTGAGTACGAAAACACCATTGCAAAACTCCTCCAACTGCCAAATTTCAAGATTCCAGCGGGACTCCTTCCCCCTGACCTTCCATTCAACGGTTTTAAAACGGATGCAAGCAAGATATTTGTAAAGAATCATGGGAAAGCATACCTCCAGGTTGCTGAATATGCCTTGACTGCTGTGGGCAGTATTCTCAGCCTGAGGCCTGAATGTACGACTATCGACTGCTTCATAAGGTCTTTCAGCCTCGAAGCCTTCCGAAGACCAATATTGGAAGCTGAGTTCAATATCTATAAAAAACTCTATGAGCTGGGAGGGATCAGGGAAATGACCATCGCTATACTCAGCTCTCCAGCCACTCTTTATCGCAGCGAGATGGGCCGAATGCTGCCATCAGTTGCTGCAAAAGGCTATTTTCAATTGAGCGACTTTGAAATCGCAAGCCTTCTTTCATACACATTTTGGGCTAGTCCACCAGACCGAGAACTGATTGATGCCGCCATGAAAGGGCGGTTAACAGACCCCCTAGAGATTAAAAAACAGGCTTCACGGCTTCTTAATTCTCCAGAAGCACGACCGGCTATGAAGCGATTTATCTTAGGTTGGCTCGACCTTGATAGACCAATCCATGGAGACATTGATGCCCAGCTTAAAGAGGACATGAAACAGGAAGCCCTCCAGTTTGTCGAGAGCATCCTGTTCGCAGGTGGAACCTATGAGGCCTTACTCCTAGCAACGACCAGCCCAATGACCCAAAGACTCGCCCGGCACTATGGAATATCATGGCCAGGCGGCGATGATTGGCAAGAGGTATCGATGCTTGGGAGTCCAGGGGAAAGGCGCGGTATTCTGGGAAAGGCAGCAATACTAACAACCCAGGCTAGCTCGGAAACCACTCATCCCATCAAGCGGGGGCTTTTTATACGGCGACAGCTGCTCTGTCAGGATTTTCCTCCACCGCCCATAGGAGCTGAGTTAAAACCTTTTTCAGATCCTAGCTTAACAGTGAAAGAACGATTTGAAGCTCACATCAAGCCAGATTGCAAAGTCTGTCATCAGCATATCGATGGCATCGGCTTTGGCCTGGAAGGGTTCGACCATCTCGGCCAATTTAGGGAGTTCGAAACAACCCCCGACGGCACTGTAAAACAGCTAGATATTCTAGGTTCCATAGGCAGTCTTAACTCCGCTGAAACATTTCTGAGGGCTGATGCACCAGTTGAAACCTTCCATGAAATGGGCGACCTTGCAAACTTGATCGCTCAAAGCCGAAATGGAAAGGCCTGCTTTGTCAGACAATGGTATCGCTACAGCCGAGGATTCCGCGAAGATGATTCATCAAGCTGCACACTTGATACTATGGGCAAACCGTTTAAGCTCGGGGCAAGTAACATGAGCATGATCGACATGATCTTAGCCAGCACACAGCTTAAAAACTACATTCTACGTCGTTGA
- a CDS encoding DUF1552 domain-containing protein: protein MKALQLKSKRRDFIRNMIKSGSFLACVDALGWSSLLAAPSLKRFVMIYYPNGCVRDRWHSYPIGELSPASLSRSPLEPLTNHLDKLTLFKNLSYAGHGGSSSHPEACRGVFSGGVPGHMSFDTSLGMSIPGRLTNNIHLGLWTSLAKGSEYMPFTDESGRSIVPADDPLQVYDQLIGDLGGGDQGNPQTASRKRILSALMENLDLMQSIDLPTSQAQKLIAHENSLQYYQKVLEAGFGDGVELVRPSVSMGGINEEAEDICKAQMKNIATMMQADVSKIFSFQFMAAQDESLKINFPSIRPYMGSFGSGEKLNYNETRSHVSSHNESALFDSQTRWYNMMIAYLVDELTRRIDPVFGGALIDHTLILVMSEVGGGNHQMENPGVLTISGQHSPVARRRAIDCRGAGMSSLFLDIARAFGLSWDNYGNSFGTGIPGYIQTY from the coding sequence ATGAAAGCCCTTCAATTGAAATCGAAACGCCGCGACTTTATTCGCAACATGATCAAGAGTGGTAGCTTCCTAGCTTGCGTCGACGCTCTTGGCTGGTCTTCTCTTCTAGCAGCACCTTCGTTAAAACGCTTTGTGATGATCTACTACCCAAATGGCTGCGTTCGAGATCGCTGGCACTCCTACCCCATTGGAGAGCTGAGCCCAGCTAGCCTCAGCAGGAGTCCCCTTGAACCGTTAACGAATCATTTGGATAAGCTAACACTTTTCAAGAACCTTTCCTACGCTGGGCATGGCGGCAGTTCGAGTCACCCCGAAGCCTGTCGCGGGGTTTTTTCAGGTGGAGTTCCAGGCCATATGAGCTTTGATACAAGTTTAGGAATGAGCATACCTGGAAGATTGACGAACAATATACATCTCGGTCTTTGGACTAGTCTTGCCAAGGGTTCCGAATATATGCCCTTCACCGATGAGTCTGGGCGATCTATTGTCCCTGCCGACGATCCCCTACAGGTATACGATCAGCTGATTGGTGATCTTGGTGGAGGAGATCAAGGGAATCCTCAGACTGCTAGCCGTAAGCGGATTCTATCTGCACTCATGGAAAACCTTGATCTCATGCAGAGCATTGACCTTCCAACATCTCAAGCTCAGAAGCTAATAGCCCATGAAAACTCGTTACAATACTACCAGAAGGTCCTAGAAGCTGGTTTCGGTGATGGTGTTGAATTAGTTAGGCCATCAGTAAGCATGGGTGGAATAAACGAAGAAGCAGAGGACATCTGCAAGGCCCAGATGAAGAACATTGCAACCATGATGCAAGCTGATGTTTCTAAGATATTTTCGTTTCAATTTATGGCGGCTCAAGATGAGTCTCTGAAAATCAATTTCCCAAGCATTCGCCCTTATATGGGCTCTTTTGGTTCAGGTGAGAAACTAAACTATAACGAAACCAGGAGTCATGTCAGCTCTCACAATGAAAGCGCACTTTTCGATTCCCAAACACGCTGGTATAACATGATGATTGCTTATCTCGTGGATGAGCTCACCAGACGAATAGATCCTGTTTTTGGCGGTGCCTTGATCGATCACACTCTGATCCTGGTGATGTCAGAAGTGGGTGGCGGTAACCATCAGATGGAAAACCCCGGAGTCCTAACGATCAGTGGTCAGCATAGCCCTGTGGCCCGTAGACGAGCTATCGATTGCCGAGGAGCTGGAATGTCTAGTTTGTTTCTCGACATTGCTCGGGCTTTCGGGCTATCTTGGGACAACTATGGCAATAGCTTTGGCACAGGAATTCCTGGCTATATTCAAACATACTAA